A single Phoenix dactylifera cultivar Barhee BC4 unplaced genomic scaffold, palm_55x_up_171113_PBpolish2nd_filt_p 000346F, whole genome shotgun sequence DNA region contains:
- the LOC103700679 gene encoding thaumatin-like protein 1 — MWGRTSCSTDSSGKFTCQTGDCGSGQVACNGNGGAPPASLVEFTLQGDGGKDNYDISLVDGFNLPVSITPQGVSGCTAPSCSANINADCPAVLQDTVSGSVVGCKSACLEFNQPQYCCTGDHNTEATCPPTNYSEFFKNKCPQAYSYAYDDKTSLFTCTGANYLITFCP, encoded by the coding sequence ATGTGGGGCCGGACCAGTTGCTCCACCGACTCGTCGGGGAAATTTACATGCCAGACCGGTGACTGCGGCAGCGGGCAGGTCGCATGCAACGGCAACGGTGGTGCCCCACCCGCCTCGCTCGTCGAGTTCACGCTGCAGGGCGATGGTGGGAAGGATAACTACGACATTAGCTTGGTCGATGGCTTCAACTTGCCGGTTTCCATCACTCCACAGGGCGTGTCGGGCTGCACCGCCCCATCATGCTCGGCGAACATCAACGCCGATTGCCCGGCAGTGCTGCAGGACACGGTATCCGGTTCCGTCGTTGGCTGCAAGAGCGCTTGCCTGGAATTTAACCAGCCCCAGTACTGCTGCACTGGAGATCATAACACCGAGGCAACATGCCCGCCGACGAACTACTCGGAGTTCTTCAAGAATAAGTGCCCTCAGGCTTACAGTTACGCTTATGATGATAAAACCAGTCTCTTCACTTGCACTGGGGCTAATTACCTCATCACCTTCTGTCCTTGA